The Fibrobacter sp. UWEL genome includes a region encoding these proteins:
- a CDS encoding alpha-hydroxy-acid oxidizing protein encodes MNYQEVLENARKNIGPNCKVCPVCNGLACKNTMPGPGSKAPGNGANDNYNAWKKIKLNVDTFVENSPIDTSTELLGLKLSFPLITAPIGSIAMQFNPTDDVADFNEKCMAACESRGIFHAYGNGRDQRVWDRAIESGKAHSNCGIPVFNPGTNEHIMELMDLFKDSMPKAMSVVVDSAGLPHLKSFNGKGGGTKTIEDLKELKAHAKEPFIVKGIMSARTALKAVEAGADAIIVSNHGGRVLSDTPATAEVLPEIVAAVKGRSKILIDGGIRSGLDVFKALAMGADACLICRPVLISYYGGGQEGIEIYLDKIKSELEDTMYMCGARKIADIDETMIRV; translated from the coding sequence ATGAATTATCAAGAAGTTTTGGAAAATGCCCGCAAGAACATCGGCCCCAATTGCAAGGTTTGCCCCGTCTGTAACGGTTTGGCTTGCAAGAATACTATGCCGGGCCCTGGCTCCAAGGCTCCGGGGAATGGTGCCAACGACAACTACAACGCTTGGAAAAAGATCAAGCTGAACGTGGATACTTTCGTTGAAAATTCTCCCATTGATACCAGCACGGAACTGCTGGGCCTCAAGTTAAGTTTTCCGCTGATTACGGCGCCCATCGGGTCTATCGCCATGCAGTTCAATCCCACTGACGATGTGGCGGACTTTAACGAAAAGTGCATGGCCGCCTGCGAATCCCGCGGCATTTTCCACGCCTACGGCAATGGCCGCGACCAGCGTGTCTGGGACCGCGCCATCGAATCGGGCAAGGCTCACAGCAACTGCGGCATACCCGTTTTCAATCCTGGCACCAACGAACATATTATGGAACTGATGGACCTGTTCAAGGATTCCATGCCCAAGGCTATGAGCGTTGTGGTGGACAGCGCTGGCTTGCCTCACTTGAAGTCTTTCAACGGCAAGGGCGGCGGCACAAAGACCATCGAGGATTTAAAGGAACTGAAGGCTCACGCTAAGGAGCCCTTTATCGTGAAGGGAATCATGAGTGCTCGCACAGCGCTTAAGGCTGTGGAAGCTGGTGCTGATGCTATTATCGTTTCTAATCACGGTGGGCGAGTTCTTTCGGATACGCCCGCTACCGCCGAAGTTTTGCCAGAAATCGTCGCCGCAGTTAAAGGACGTTCCAAAATTCTTATTGATGGCGGAATCCGCTCTGGCCTGGATGTTTTCAAAGCCCTCGCCATGGGCGCAGACGCTTGCCTCATTTGCCGCCCTGTGCTGATTTCTTATTACGGCGGCGGTCAGGAAGGCATCGAAATCTACCTAGATAAAATCAAGTCCGAACTTGAGGACACCATGTACATGTGCGGCGCCCGCAAAATTGCTGATATTGACGAAACGATGATTCGCGTTTAG
- a CDS encoding nucleotidyltransferase family protein — protein sequence MVNIPENLRQQIVQFAKKCGLSRVVLFGSRARGTNRERSDVDLAVSGCNVAEFQYMLEDDADSLLSFDVIDLESVLSQKLKQNIEREGVCLYAEV from the coding sequence ATGGTCAATATTCCTGAAAATCTGAGACAACAAATTGTTCAGTTCGCAAAGAAGTGCGGACTGAGTCGTGTTGTGTTGTTTGGTTCTCGTGCTCGCGGAACCAATAGGGAACGTAGTGATGTTGACTTGGCTGTATCAGGATGCAATGTTGCTGAATTCCAGTATATGTTGGAAGATGATGCTGATTCGCTTTTGTCCTTTGATGTAATTGACTTAGAATCAGTACTTTCGCAGAAATTGAAGCAGAATATCGAACGTGAAGGAGTGTGCCTTTATGCAGAAGTTTGA
- the trmFO gene encoding methylenetetrahydrofolate--tRNA-(uracil(54)-C(5))-methyltransferase (FADH(2)-oxidizing) TrmFO — protein MTQKVRVIGGGLAGCEAALQLASRGFDVHLYEMRPVKPTPAHRDGHLAQLVCSNSFKALGVTSAHGLLKQELRMLGSFLMECAAEAAVPAGDSLTVNRDIFSELVEKKIAECPNITLHREEVTSLAGDCPTLVAAGPLASDTLADDIFKRLGSDRLHFYDAIAPVVETDSIDFDHAFYMNRWEKGETADFINCPLDRETYEKFVAALVDAEGIEPRPYEKHELFEGCLPVEELARRGYETLRHGPMRPIGLGLGNNGKLWYAVIQLRAENKQKTLYNMVGFQTRLKWGTQKEIFTMVPALKNANFARLGCMHRNTFIDSPKFLDKTLRLRPELECAKDLPPTWFAGQITGSEGYTEAVATGLYSAWNMAQTLLHGAADPLPDESCIGALMNRLVEENEDFQPMNFNFGLLPHHEGLKKKNKKEILGEAARASVQKWIAERTIGNARFVNPQADAECEG, from the coding sequence ATGACTCAGAAAGTTCGTGTGATTGGTGGCGGTCTCGCCGGTTGTGAAGCAGCATTGCAGTTAGCAAGCCGCGGTTTTGATGTTCATCTGTACGAAATGCGCCCGGTAAAGCCGACGCCCGCCCATCGCGACGGCCACTTGGCCCAGCTGGTTTGCTCCAACAGCTTTAAGGCTTTGGGCGTTACCAGTGCACACGGCCTCTTGAAGCAGGAACTGAGAATGTTGGGCAGCTTCCTTATGGAATGCGCCGCCGAAGCCGCAGTGCCCGCGGGAGATTCCCTTACAGTGAATCGCGACATCTTTAGCGAACTTGTGGAAAAGAAAATTGCTGAATGCCCCAACATCACGTTGCATCGCGAAGAAGTGACGAGCCTTGCAGGCGATTGCCCCACTCTGGTAGCTGCAGGACCACTGGCAAGCGACACTCTGGCCGATGACATCTTTAAGCGCTTGGGCAGCGACCGTTTGCATTTCTATGATGCCATCGCTCCCGTGGTGGAAACGGATTCCATCGACTTTGACCACGCCTTCTATATGAACCGCTGGGAGAAGGGCGAAACTGCAGACTTTATCAACTGCCCCCTGGACCGCGAAACCTACGAGAAGTTCGTGGCAGCCCTTGTGGATGCAGAAGGTATTGAGCCCCGCCCCTACGAAAAGCACGAGCTGTTCGAAGGCTGCCTGCCCGTTGAAGAATTGGCCCGCCGCGGCTACGAAACGTTGCGTCACGGCCCCATGCGTCCCATCGGCCTCGGCCTTGGCAACAACGGCAAACTTTGGTACGCCGTCATCCAGCTCCGCGCCGAAAACAAGCAGAAGACTTTGTACAACATGGTGGGCTTCCAGACGCGCCTCAAGTGGGGTACCCAGAAGGAAATCTTCACCATGGTTCCGGCCCTGAAGAATGCGAACTTCGCACGCCTGGGCTGCATGCATCGCAACACTTTCATCGATTCGCCCAAGTTCCTGGACAAGACATTGCGTCTGCGCCCGGAACTGGAATGCGCCAAGGACTTGCCGCCCACATGGTTCGCAGGTCAGATTACAGGTTCCGAAGGCTACACCGAAGCAGTAGCCACCGGTTTGTATTCTGCTTGGAACATGGCCCAGACGCTTTTGCACGGAGCCGCAGACCCGCTACCCGACGAAAGTTGCATCGGCGCTCTCATGAACCGCCTTGTAGAAGAAAACGAAGACTTCCAGCCCATGAATTTCAACTTCGGCCTCCTCCCCCATCACGAGGGCTTGAAGAAGAAGAACAAGAAGGAAATTCTTGGTGAAGCTGCCCGCGCAAGCGTCCAGAAATGGATCGCAGAACGCACCATCGGCAATGCAAGATTTGTGAATCCGCAAGCAGATGCGGAGTGTGAAGGATAA
- a CDS encoding HI0074 family nucleotidyltransferase substrate-binding subunit, with the protein MQKFDNFKNCFEVLKNSEKAKALADEIYRTGVIGQFGLAFELAWKTLQELMRLHGIEEAENGSPREILRAGFKYGFLNDESTWLSMLKDRNSASHIYDEESFNSVLDRVYSGYIGEFDNFKSAMESKIGSLENSPENKL; encoded by the coding sequence ATGCAGAAGTTTGATAATTTCAAAAACTGCTTTGAAGTCCTGAAAAACTCCGAAAAAGCAAAAGCCCTTGCCGACGAAATTTATAGGACCGGAGTCATTGGACAATTTGGTTTAGCTTTTGAACTTGCCTGGAAAACGCTTCAGGAATTGATGCGCCTTCATGGAATTGAAGAAGCTGAAAACGGGTCTCCTAGAGAAATTCTAAGAGCTGGTTTCAAGTATGGTTTCTTGAATGATGAATCCACTTGGTTGTCGATGCTTAAGGATCGAAATTCCGCATCTCATATTTATGATGAGGAATCGTTTAATTCAGTTCTTGATCGAGTGTATTCAGGTTACATTGGTGAGTTTGATAATTTCAAGAGTGCTATGGAATCAAAGATTGGCTCACTTGAAAATAGTCCGGAAAACAAACTTTAA
- a CDS encoding IMP cyclohydrolase — protein MAKEPKELKLKFVDPQPMRYGENSHQAAVFYRDPTCNEASLATAKQLHGKELSYNNIVDADAALEMAREFAGENAVVIVKHMNPCGLATGKTLRTAMEAAWEGDPVSAFGSVIAVTKKVDLKTAEFLKGKFVEILLAPAFDKDALEFLQNKSKDIRLLEVGEIKKATKMKVYKHVIGGMLVQDRDVDVYEKFECVTKKKFAKNKEALARFTWIVTKHTKSNAIVMGYEYARGYFQVLGLGPGQPNRIDSNLRLCQPRVRDNVARMKAAAKFFNEKGKCIDKAGLKALEAKVFSEVVMGSDAFFPFPDNVEAAAAAGVQYIVQPGGSKKDDLSIEACNKLGVAMVFTGMRHFRH, from the coding sequence ATGGCTAAAGAACCCAAAGAATTGAAGCTTAAGTTCGTTGACCCGCAGCCCATGCGCTACGGTGAAAACTCTCACCAGGCCGCAGTTTTCTACCGCGACCCCACTTGCAATGAAGCAAGCCTTGCAACTGCAAAGCAGCTCCATGGTAAGGAACTCAGCTACAACAACATCGTTGATGCTGACGCAGCTCTGGAAATGGCTCGCGAATTCGCTGGTGAAAATGCAGTTGTCATCGTGAAGCACATGAACCCCTGTGGCCTCGCTACCGGTAAGACTCTTCGCACTGCTATGGAAGCTGCATGGGAAGGTGATCCGGTGTCCGCTTTCGGTTCCGTGATCGCAGTGACCAAGAAGGTTGACCTAAAGACTGCTGAATTCCTGAAGGGTAAGTTTGTTGAAATCCTTCTGGCTCCCGCATTCGACAAGGATGCTCTTGAATTCCTCCAGAACAAGTCCAAGGACATTCGTCTCCTGGAAGTTGGCGAAATCAAGAAGGCCACCAAGATGAAGGTCTACAAGCATGTGATCGGCGGTATGCTGGTTCAGGACCGCGACGTTGACGTTTACGAAAAGTTCGAATGCGTCACCAAGAAGAAGTTCGCAAAGAACAAGGAAGCCCTCGCCCGCTTTACTTGGATCGTCACCAAGCACACCAAGTCCAACGCAATCGTCATGGGTTACGAATACGCTCGTGGTTACTTCCAGGTTCTGGGTCTCGGCCCCGGCCAGCCCAACCGCATTGACTCCAACCTCCGCCTCTGCCAGCCCCGCGTTCGTGACAACGTTGCTCGCATGAAGGCTGCAGCAAAGTTCTTCAACGAAAAGGGCAAGTGCATCGACAAGGCTGGCCTCAAGGCTCTGGAAGCTAAGGTGTTCAGCGAAGTCGTTATGGGTTCCGACGCATTCTTCCCGTTCCCGGATAACGTTGAAGCCGCAGCAGCAGCCGGTGTTCAGTACATCGTGCAGCCGGGTGGTTCCAAGAAGGACGACCTTTCCATCGAAGCTTGCAACAAGCTCGGCGTGGCAATGGTCTTCACCGGCATGCGTCACTTCCGTCACTAA